The DNA sequence CTTTCTTTTTGATTTGAACTTTTTTAGATGGGAAAGTTGTATTTCACTTATCTTAATGTTTAATGATCTAAAAGTTCCTATTTAATCTATAGTACTTAAAATCAGTTTACCAGGATGGAACAATTTTTACctttattatatgcatttgTGCTACTAAAATTCTTATGTTTCGCTCTTCATTAACCTTTTTTTGCCGGCGAGCAACCTCTAAAGCTCTTTCTAGCATCTCAAAAACAGCTGGCCCTTCATGGTTCTTATGCATCACCATTGCCAGACCCTATCAACGAGAAGGAGAATCTGATGATCAGTCTCACCATCCATAACCAGTATGCAGCAACTAATAAGGTCATGGAGCATAAAAAGATCTTTATTACAGCATAAagcacaaaagaaataaagcaaGCAAGTTCAGCAAAATGACTTGCGGGTGCAGAAAAGTTAGTACCCGCGCAAGTGATAATCTATTGCTTTGAAAATCGACATGGATAGTCCACATCAATGAGGaacaatatgagaaaattgaattgattttgaaaGCATATCAGATATACTGCTAGTGGAGAACTTCTAGTATGAGGACAACAAGCCACGTATTTAGCCTCACGAATAAGATGGTTCTCAATATGCCACAAGCTGAAAGATAAAGTGCAAGATCGTGCATACTCCATAGGAAAATTCCAAATGAGACAAGCAAACAGCAGAGCCTGCActaattgttaaatattcaTCGAGATGTTTAATCGAAGGGGTAGGACGAGAGAAATGAGACATTTATGGTTTTTCGATAGTCCAGCTACATAGCTTGTCTATAGTTCATGCACGGATGAAGAGATTCGAAAATCAGCTGGATTCATGATTTTGCAATTCAAAGGATTAACAGTTTTACCAGTAAGTCCTTCAGATAACTCAGTAGTATACATCAgcacaaaaaattgagaaacatCCCCCTGGATGAGCAAATAAGCATATCGTagtacaatatttatataaatcagaTTAGAGAGCAGTGGATCAAATCAGCTAGAACAAACGAAGCTCAAAGACTGGACATCTTCAACTGTTTTATGTCAAtgaagaatttaatttaagaaaaagaatggaGCTATCTGTTCGCAAGTACTTCCATTGCAGCAGTGTGCTCATGCTATACATTTTTATGGTTGTAGTAGTTATATAGCAGGTAGTCAATCGACCACTAGAATTCTCGGCCTCAACCCCTACACATATAGGAAATTGATATGAACGAGTTGTTCAGCAAAAACCATGGGGTCTAATGAAAACAATTTTTACCACACCATGAACAGAAGATTCTCAAACTAAACTTGGCAACCAATATTGGCAAGCAGCACATAGTGGTGTAGAACTGAACAGACGAAAAAGCATAAGGGACAGGCTAATACTTATGTCAGTTAGATCAGTAGTTTATGCCTTCAGAAAGCCTATGAACGCCAACACAAAACATAGCTCAGCACAACtcagaaagaaaagaacaatgAAATGCACATCAACAGAGCTAACACATCATACATGCAAAGCTCTGAGCAAGAGAGGTTTCTGCTTGAGTATATTCTTGAACAAGCTCTTGGCCTTGCTCAAATTCCCCATCATCTCATAACAAAGAGCCTGCAAAAGCCTCCACTCCATCTCATTAGGCTGCAACTCAATCAACCTCTCCACATACTCCACAGCCTCACTAGTCTTTCCCTTCTTCATCTTCACATTCACAACCATCTTCAATGCCTCGACATCTCTCGGATTTTCTTGCAACAACTTCACACACATCACCTCTTCTTCACTATCACTACTTCCACCCAGACGGGAACCTTTCTTTTCCTCAACTCTATCACTTTCTTGAACAGGCTGAGCTAAAACTGGCCTTGATTTCAAACAGCCCATAAAAACGAGTGATCCCAACAGTACAGTTGCGATGCTTTCTGCAAAAAACTTGGAAATACTCTTCTGGGGCGGTGAGAACAACGCTGAAACCGAAGGTTTAGATGTGGGTTTCTGCGAAACGAGAAGTTTTCTGACGGGTTGCCGGAGCTTGGGAGGATAGCAAAGAGAGGATGATGAGCTGAGAATGTGGGTTGTGGGTAACGAAAATTTATGGCTATGATTCATGTAACAATGAGAAGAGAGAGTGAAATTGCCGAGAGATAGAGCAGCCATTTCTCTCAGTGGAAAACGGTCGAACACTTGGTGGATTGGGAGCTCAAAGAATAAGAGAAGCAGAGATCAGGGTTTTGGAGAATACGGCCGTTTGAGGGGTTTAGCTGAAATGGCTTCTCCATATATTGCActgcaataaaagaaatataaatttttatgttatttggccccgatttcaataattacttttaaaattaaattttagggtaaattatcaAAGTTTTTTTGTgagatttatcataattataaatattttttttaaaaataatagtcgtctaacaaatatgattatcatgagaaaatatttgtcag is a window from the Sesamum indicum cultivar Zhongzhi No. 13 linkage group LG15, S_indicum_v1.0, whole genome shotgun sequence genome containing:
- the LOC105178317 gene encoding protein SLOW GREEN 1, chloroplastic isoform X1, encoding MAALSLGNFTLSSHCYMNHSHKFSLPTTHILSSSSSLCYPPKLRQPVRKLLVSQKPTSKPSVSALFSPPQKSISKFFAESIATVLLGSLVFMGCLKSRPVLAQPVQESDRVEEKKGSRLGGSSDSEEEVMCVKLLQENPRDVEALKMVVNVKMKKGKTSEAVEYVERLIELQPNEMEWRLLQALCYEMMGNLSKAKSLFKNILKQKPLLLRALHGLAMVMHKNHEGPAVFEMLERALEVARRQKKVNEERNIRILVAQMHIIKGDFEEALEKFQALIDENPRDFRPYLCQGIVYSLLDKRKEADANFEIYRSLVPEEFPQRGFLDDVVLAAKTESKQKLRKELQR
- the LOC105178317 gene encoding protein SLOW GREEN 1, chloroplastic isoform X2 is translated as MAALSLGNFTLSSHCYMNHSHKFSLPTTHILSSSSSLCYPPKLRQPVRKLLVSQKPTSKPSVSALFSPPQKSISKFFAESIATVLLGSLVFMGCLKSRPVLAQPVQESDRVEEKKGSRLGGSSDSEEEVMCVKLLQENPRDVEALKMVVNVKMKKGKTSEAVEYVERLIELQPNEMEWRLLQALCYEMMGNLSKAKSLFKNILKQKPLLLRALHGLAMVMHKNHEGPAVFEMLERALEVARRQKKGDFEEALEKFQALIDENPRDFRPYLCQGIVYSLLDKRKEADANFEIYRSLVPEEFPQRGFLDDVVLAAKTESKQKLRKELQR